In bacterium 336/3, the following proteins share a genomic window:
- a CDS encoding carbamoyl phosphate synthase small subunit: MKYNFLSPAILLLEDGTLFNGFAVGKKGISTGEICFNTGMTGYQEIYTDPSYFGQIVVNTTPHIGNYGVTDSEQESKAPTISGMICNAFSSVYSRYQATDNLQNYLEKSNVVAITGIDTRALVKHIRHKGAMNGVISSENLDIEFLKKKLQETPPMSGLELSSKVSTTQTYYYGNPEAKYKVAVLDLGVKENILRCFSERNVYMQVFPAKTPLAEMQKFSPDGYFISNGPGDPAAMPYAVETVKQILDTDKPLFGICLGHQILALASGIGTHKMHNGHRGLNHPVKNLITGKSEITSQNHGFGVNKEDIEKSTIIEITHVNLNDESIEGIRRKDKKAFSVQYHPEASPGTHDSRYLFDDFVQMLSV; this comes from the coding sequence ATGAAGTATAATTTTTTATCTCCTGCTATTTTATTGTTAGAAGATGGCACTTTGTTCAATGGATTTGCTGTTGGTAAAAAGGGTATCAGTACAGGCGAAATTTGCTTCAATACAGGAATGACGGGTTATCAAGAAATTTATACAGACCCTTCTTATTTTGGACAAATTGTAGTCAATACAACACCTCATATTGGTAATTATGGTGTAACAGACTCTGAACAAGAATCGAAAGCTCCAACGATTAGTGGAATGATTTGTAATGCTTTCTCTTCTGTATATTCGAGATATCAAGCCACAGATAATTTACAAAATTACTTGGAAAAAAGCAATGTTGTAGCCATTACAGGCATAGACACAAGGGCTTTGGTGAAACATATTCGCCACAAAGGTGCTATGAATGGTGTCATTTCTTCTGAAAATTTAGATATTGAATTCTTAAAAAAGAAACTTCAAGAAACGCCCCCTATGAGTGGTTTGGAGCTTTCTTCTAAAGTAAGCACTACCCAAACATATTATTATGGCAATCCTGAGGCTAAATATAAAGTAGCTGTCTTAGATTTAGGAGTAAAAGAGAATATTTTGCGTTGTTTTTCTGAAAGAAATGTGTATATGCAAGTATTTCCTGCCAAAACTCCTTTGGCAGAAATGCAAAAATTTTCGCCTGATGGATATTTTATCTCAAATGGACCTGGCGACCCTGCAGCCATGCCTTATGCTGTTGAGACAGTCAAACAAATTTTAGACACAGATAAACCTCTTTTTGGGATATGCTTAGGCCATCAAATTTTGGCTTTGGCGAGTGGAATAGGAACACATAAAATGCACAATGGACATAGAGGATTGAATCATCCAGTAAAAAATCTCATTACAGGGAAAAGTGAAATTACTTCACAAAATCATGGATTTGGTGTAAATAAAGAAGATATAGAGAAGTCAACAATTATAGAGATTACACACGTAAATTTGAATGATGAGAGTATTGAAGGTATCAGAAGAAAAGATAAAAAAGCTTTTTCTGTACAGTATCATCCAGAGGCTTCGCCAGGGACACACGATTCCCGATATTTATTTGATGACTTTGTGCAAATGTTATCTGTTTAG
- a CDS encoding gliding motility-associated ABC transporter permease subunit GldF: protein MLVILQKEIRSFFSSLIAYIVVGAFLIAMGMMVWVLDIGGLTILNYGYADLNKFFSVSPFIFMFLIPAITMRSFAEEKKTGTIELLFTRPLTDWNIILGKYFAACILLVFALLPTFIYFYSVYDLSMVEIKDKNGLVVLKTTMDVAGIAGSYIGLLLLGMTFTAIGIFSSSITKDQIVAFVLAVFLCFVLYFGFEGLSRLDETADWAYFVKQIGLDFHYTALSKGLIDSRNIIYFASAITLMLFSTKIVLESRKW from the coding sequence ATGTTGGTTATTTTACAAAAAGAAATACGCTCTTTTTTTAGCTCACTCATAGCTTATATAGTTGTAGGTGCATTCCTGATAGCTATGGGGATGATGGTTTGGGTTTTAGATATTGGAGGGCTTACCATTTTGAACTATGGTTATGCCGATTTGAATAAATTTTTCTCAGTTTCCCCTTTTATTTTCATGTTTCTGATTCCTGCCATAACTATGAGAAGTTTTGCAGAAGAAAAGAAAACAGGAACGATAGAACTGCTTTTTACAAGACCACTGACTGACTGGAACATTATTTTAGGAAAATACTTTGCAGCTTGTATTTTGCTTGTATTTGCTTTGCTTCCTACTTTTATCTATTTCTACTCTGTTTATGATCTTTCGATGGTAGAAATCAAAGATAAGAATGGTTTAGTAGTGCTTAAAACCACAATGGATGTGGCCGGAATAGCAGGTTCTTATATTGGTTTATTACTTTTGGGAATGACTTTTACAGCTATTGGTATATTTTCATCATCTATTACCAAAGACCAAATTGTAGCTTTTGTATTGGCAGTATTCTTATGCTTTGTTTTGTATTTTGGATTTGAAGGGCTTTCAAGATTAGATGAAACGGCTGATTGGGCTTATTTTGTGAAACAGATTGGTTTAGATTTTCATTATACAGCACTAAGTAAAGGACTAATAGACTCTAGAAATATTATTTATTTTGCAAGTGCAATAACTCTCATGCTTTTTTCTACAAAAATAGTATTGGAGAGTCGGAAGTGGTAA
- a CDS encoding chemotaxis protein CheY — translation MKVLLVDDEYLALNLMEEYIKQLEDFIIVDKVKQPLKAIEVLQNQEIDILFLDIQMPLLSGTNLLKVIKNPPLTIFTTAYTEFAVEAFELNAVDYLVKPFSFERFLQSIQKAKKLLETHKKESVLETEKKDYISVKVDGKIRKIYFDDILFVEGLKEYVKIICGSGVYVTLERMKNMEEALPQNQFIRVHKSYIVSKKSALVLNGNMLEIEKHQIPISREKRDDIIKVLFE, via the coding sequence GTGAAAGTTTTATTGGTTGATGATGAGTATTTAGCTCTCAATTTGATGGAAGAATACATCAAACAATTAGAAGATTTTATAATTGTGGATAAAGTGAAACAACCTCTTAAAGCCATAGAAGTTCTACAAAATCAAGAAATTGATATTTTGTTTTTAGATATACAAATGCCACTTTTAAGTGGAACAAACTTACTGAAAGTAATTAAAAATCCTCCTCTTACTATTTTTACAACAGCGTATACAGAGTTTGCAGTAGAAGCTTTTGAACTCAATGCTGTGGACTATTTAGTCAAACCATTTTCTTTTGAAAGGTTTTTACAAAGCATCCAAAAGGCTAAAAAACTACTTGAAACTCATAAAAAAGAATCTGTTTTAGAAACAGAAAAAAAAGATTATATCAGTGTAAAAGTAGATGGTAAAATACGAAAAATCTATTTTGATGATATTCTTTTTGTAGAAGGGCTTAAGGAGTATGTAAAAATTATATGTGGTTCAGGGGTGTATGTTACACTTGAACGCATGAAAAATATGGAAGAAGCCTTGCCTCAGAATCAGTTTATAAGAGTCCATAAATCTTATATTGTTTCTAAAAAAAGTGCTTTGGTACTCAATGGCAATATGCTCGAAATCGAAAAACATCAGATACCTATATCGAGAGAAAAAAGAGATGATATTATCAAAGTATTATTTGAGTAA